A DNA window from Gigantopelta aegis isolate Gae_Host chromosome 4, Gae_host_genome, whole genome shotgun sequence contains the following coding sequences:
- the LOC121370054 gene encoding protein FAM98A-like → MENDILDSLEDLGYTGSGLDESSLTAAVEGGPKSPEYTQLVEWLSHQLKQFCALDEHINAVSNADESSSFLLEVSGFLRELGCPYPTLIDGPISQRMNTRESRLLLLDFLCSELASVRMLAVTRPGLLKSAVTSPESVSAQAESDEASHLKNMLIALGFPKPPADITPFQLFSKVESKVTELMTKHPDIIGKPLLKARLSDKQWDQVLKINSALCEEYKIRRDMLLKRLDVTIQSFKWSDQGKRNENKIAEVYQPIRKQLTAKTDVDIPQILSARDDLIRIQKTVSGAAREKTKCAINKVLIGKVPDRGGRAYELEPPPPEMPSFMQRSAAPQRGGHGDRGGRGGSAGGRGRVQSGWDSRGQDVGQQWKQGGGGYRSQGGGYQGGDAFQGGGGHRGGGYQGGGGGGYQGGGYQGGGGYQGGGGYQGGGGYQGEGGGYQGGGRGGYQDDGRGLSMQVRDRLEQGVNVHPYP, encoded by the exons ATGGAAAATGACATACTCGACTCTTTGGAAGATCTTGG GTACACAGGATCTGGTCTGGATGAATCAAGCTTGACGGCTGCTGTGGAAGGGGGTCCCAAGTCCCCTGAGTACACACAGCTGGTGGAATGGCTCTCACATCAACTCAAACAGTTCTGTGCACTAGACGAACATATCAACGCCGTTTCAA ATGCTGATGAATCATCTAGCTTTCTGCTTGAAGTTAGTGGATTCCTAAGAGAACTTG gttGTCCATATCCGACACTGATAGATGGTCCGATTAGTCAGCGAATGAACACACGAGAAAGTAGATTGCTGTTGTTAG ACTTCCTGTGTTCTGAGCTGGCCAGTGTCCGGATGCTAGCAGTAACACGACCAGGACTTCTCAAATCGGCTGTCACAAGTCCAGAGTCCGTCTCTGCTCAG GCCGAGAGTGATGAAGCTTCTCATTTGAAGAATATGTTGATTGCTCTTGGCTTTCCTAAACCACCAGCAGATATAACACCATTCCAGCTGTTTAGTAAGGTAGAAAGTAAG GTAACAGAATTAATGACCAAGCACCCTGATATTATTGGCAAACCATTACTGAAGGCTCGGTTGTCAGACAAGCAGTGGGATCAAGTGTTGAAGATTAACAGCGCCCTCTGTGAGGAATACAAGATTCGACGAGACATGTTGCTCAAACGACTTGACGTCACAATACAGTCCTTTAAATGGTCAGATCAAGGAAAG agaaatgaaaataaaatagctGAAGTGTACCAACCAATCAGAAAACAACTGACTGCCAAAACTGATGTTGATATTCCTCAGATATTGTCTGCAAGAGATG ACTTAATTCGGATTCAGAAAACAGTAAGCGGAGCAGCCAGAGAGAAGACCAAGTGTGCAATCAATAAAGTGTTAATTGGCAAG GTGCCTGATCGTGGTGGGAGAGCATATGAGTTGGAGCCGCCGCCTCCTGAAATGCCATCATTCATGCAGAGATCAGCTGCTCCTCAGC GTGGTGGTCATGGTGACCGTGGCGGTCGTGGGGGCTCAGCGGGTGGACGGGGGCGGGTACAGAGTGGTTGGGATTCACGTGGCCAAGATGTTGGACAACAGTGGAAACAAGGGGGTGGTGGATACAGATCACAGGGGGGAGGTTATCAGGGTGGTGATGCATTTCAGGGAGGTGGAGGACATCGGGGAGGGGGATATCAGGGAGGAGGAGGTGGAGGCTATCAAGGAGGGGGTTATCAAGGTGGAGGTGGATATCAGGGAGGGGGAGGGTATCAGGGAGGAGGAGGATAtcagggagagggagggggataTCAGGGAGGGGGAAGAGGTGGTTATCAAGATGATGGTAGAG GTCTTAGTATGCAGGTGCGTGACCGACTTGAGCAGGGGGTCAATGTCCACCCGTATCCCTGA